The following are from one region of the Fusarium keratoplasticum isolate Fu6.1 chromosome 4, whole genome shotgun sequence genome:
- a CDS encoding 40S ribosomal protein S25 — MAPAAGGKKQKKKWSKGKVKDKAQHAVILDKTTSEKLYKDVQSYRLVTVATLVDRMKINGSLARQCLADLEEKGMIKPVITHSKMKIYTRAVGGSD, encoded by the exons ATG GCCCCCGCTGCCGGTggaaagaagcaaaagaagaagTG gtccaagggcaaggtcaaggacaaggcccagcacgccgtcatcctcgacaagacCACTTCCGAGAAGCTCTACAAGGATGTCCAGTCCTACCGCCTGGTCACCGTCGCCACCCTCGTCGACCGAATGAAGATCAACGGTTCGCTGGCCCGACAGTgcctcgccgacctcgaggagaagggcatgATCAAGCCCGTCATCACTCACAGCAAGATGAAGATCTACA CCCGTGCCGTCGGTGGTTCTGACTAA